In Hermetia illucens chromosome 1, iHerIll2.2.curated.20191125, whole genome shotgun sequence, one genomic interval encodes:
- the LOC119646271 gene encoding scavenger receptor class B member 1-like isoform X2 yields MAAVLFILGLLTLRFTFFDIIMYGRLYMTPGFPPYELWKNPQPEVFCRIYVFTVLNGESFLNKTDSKLKLKEFGPIIYREKLEHLDVVFHENSTMSYTVRRTLEFATDLNEPGILNKTITVPNIVLLGMAATLADYSFTFKFAFRLMSRHDQVFVNTTVYNYLWNFTSPAFDSAQKIVPFMIHQDNGGVIYNVYKNFNDRVNVRIGPQSGYSDFFKIQTFNGKPTVPGYEPEEGDCFASLQNSSEGALYPNFLTKNITLLFWRKTVCRPIPIVFEKEIWKGSLLTYKYIAKEDVYDRYKNSTADCFRISGETILPDGLSDISKCYNGLPIAISLPHFYGRNGYWNDYVEGFTPSKDKHGSFTIIEPITGVPVEQIARSQSNMVLPKLVNLGNNIDRLSGAVIPMVWMEYHQEKLTTIITCMLVFIVNILPILQYFISVFILIGSGFYLTTGINRLEFERKLRHIKDPVS; encoded by the exons ATGGCTGCAGTTCTATTCATTTTAGGATTGCTTACCTTACGGTTCACATTTTTCGATATAATTATGTATGGCCGACTTTACATGACTCCTGGATTTCCACCGTATGAACTGTGGAAAAACCCTCAACCTGAAGTATTCTGCCGGATTTATGTTTTCACTGTGTTAAATGGTGAAAGCTTTCTCAACAAAACCGACAGTAAGTTAAAATTGAAGGAATTCGGACCAATTATTTACAGGGAGAAACTAGAACACTTGGACGTAGTGTTCCATGAAAACTCTACCATGAGTTATACAGTGCGACGAACTCTAGAATTCGCTACCGATCTCAATGAGCCCGGTATTCTGAACAAGACAATAACCGTTCCGAATATCGTTCTCTTGGGAATGGCGGCTACTTTGGCAGATTATTCCTTCACTTTCAAGTTCGCTTTCCGCTTGATGAGTCGTCACGATCAAGTATTTGTCAATACGACTGTGTATAATTACTTGTGGAACTTCACGTCGCCAGCATTCGATTCAGCACAGAAAATCGTCCCCTTTATGATACATCAAGACAACGGAGGGGTCATATACAAT GTGTACAAAAATTTCAATGATCGGGTCAACGTTCGAATAGGACCTCAAAGTGGTTACAGTGACTTTTTCAAAATCCAAACGTTCAACGGAAAGCCAACCGTGCCTGGTTATGAGCCAGAGGAAGGAGATTgcttcgcttctttgcaaaattCTTCAGAAGGAGCTTTATATCCAAATTTCCTCACGAAAAACATTACTTtattattttggaggaaaacAGTTTGCCGACCAATTCCGATTGTTTTCGAAAAAGAAATTTGGAAGGGAAGCCTGCTAACTTACAAATACATTGCGAAAGAGGACGTATATGATCGATATAAGAATTCCACAGCAGACTGCTTTCGAATCAGTGGCGAAACAATATTGCCGGATGGGCTGTCGGACATATCGAAATGCTATAACG GTCTACCAATTGCAATTTCTCTACCCCATTTTTATGGAAGGAATGGTTATTGGAACGACTATGTGGAAGGTTTCACCCCAagcaaggataaacatggatcATTTACAATTATAGAGCCTATCACCGGCGTCCCAGTAGAGCAAATTGCTCGATCACAAAGCAACATGGTACTGCCGAAATTGGTCAACCTTGGTAATAATATCGACCGCTTGAGCGGAGCTGTGATTCCTATGGTTTGGATGGAATAC CATCAGGAAAAACTGACAACGATCATCACGTGTATGCTAGTTTTTATTGTGAACATACTTCCAATACTACAATACTTCATATCCGTGTTTATACTGATCGGAAGTGGATTCTACCTCACAACCGGCATCAATCGTCTAGAATTTGAGCGCAAGCTTCGCCATATAAAAGATCCAGTATCCTGA